In Ischnura elegans chromosome 6, ioIscEleg1.1, whole genome shotgun sequence, one genomic interval encodes:
- the LOC124161136 gene encoding uncharacterized protein LOC124161136 yields the protein MKVLCIVLFCAVAALARPQIIHPWPATIAAAPMWSHGHSMPVVMARHGLWPYTTQAAAAVPVVVRYPSQDTSRGLPQPVEDTPEVRAAKMAFAAEYEKAAVAAALSPSTEDIADGSALVIIPRAESKIVPAAVAVLKDSEMERSDDEGRSRSRREAKEPIMMAEKKMMLITPASTTRMGMSLDVADYVVPQHPVIPVPVPLAPVSPIAPVAVPVVAVPAKAAAGAPEGAFIVPHGQPIIYTGPAAPLIPPVVLLKKEEPTKH from the exons ATGAAG GTCCTGTGCATCGTACTGTTCTGCGCTGTGGCGGCGTTGGCTAGGCCGCAGATCATCCACCCGTGGCCGGCGACCATCGCGGCCGCACCAATGTGGTCGCACGGCCACTCCATGCCCGTGGTCATGGCCAGGCACGGTCTCTGGCCCTACACCACGCAGGCCGCAGCCGCCGTCCCCGTTGTCGTCAGGTACCCATCACAGGACACCTCCAGGGGACTCCCACAGCCCGTTGAGGACACACCGGAG GTTCGCGCCGCTAAAATGGCTTTCGCCGCCGAGTACGAGAAGGCTGCAGTGGCGGCCGCCCTGAGCCCATCCACCGAGGACATCGCCGACGGCAGCGCCCTGGTCATCATCCCTCGCGCCGAGAGCAAGATCGTGCCGGCCGCCGTGGCCGTGCTCAAGGACTCGGAGATGGAGCGCTCGGACGATGAGGGCAGGAGCCGCAGCCGTCGCGAGGCCAAGGAGCCCATCATGATGGCCGAGAAGAAGATGATGCTAATCACGCCCGCGTCCACCACCCGCATGGGCATGTCCCTGGATGTGGCCGACTACGTGGTGCCGCAGCATCCAGTCATCCCCGTCCCCGTACCCCTCGCTCCAGTGTCACCGATCGCCCCAGTGGCCGTCCCCGTAGTGGCGGTCCCCGCCAAGGCAGCGGCTGGGGCTCCCGAGGGTGCTTTCATTGTCCCTCATGGTCAGCCCATCATCTACACCGGACCCGCGGCTCCACTGATCCCTCCAGTGGTGCTCCTGAAGAAGGAGGAGCCCACCAAGCACTGA